From Micromonospora echinaurantiaca:
GGTGTGCGGCTCCCGCGCCTGCGCCGCCCGCTGGGACGCGCTCACCTCGGGGGCGGCGTCGATGGCCGCGGAGCGGGCCACCTCGTTGCCGTTGGCATAGTCCACCGGCGGCAGGGCGCGCAGCGCCTTGAGCACCTCCGGCGGGGCGCCCTCCCGTTCCGCCTCCCGGACCACGTCGTCCTTGCCGGCCGGATAGTCCAGGCTCGACAGGTACTGCAGCACGTCGGCGTAACTCGCCATGGTGTCGGCTCCTCGGGCATCGATCCGGTCACGACCGGCGGCGGTTACCCGCCCAGCCGGCCGGCACGCGCCGTCCAGCCGGAAATCCGGCGCCGTTTCCCGACCCGATCGGCGGGTACGCGTACCCACCGAGCCGAGGAGCACGCGATGAACTACGACACCTTCATCGACCAGGTCGCCCAACGCACCCGGACCTCGTCCGAGCGGGCCGTCGCGCTGACCCGGGCCACCCTGGAGACGCTCGCCGAGCGGCTGACCGGCGGGGAGGTGCTGGACCTGGCCGTCCAGCTGCCCAAGCCGCTCCAGCTGGTGCTCAAGCCCAGCCCGCGTACCGAGTCGGCGGACCGGTTCGGCGGCGCCGAGTTCGTCGCCAGGGTCGCGCTGCGCGCCGGCGTCGACGAGCCGGCCGCCCGGGACGGTGCGCGGGCGGTCTTCGTCACCCTCCGCGAGGCGATCAGCGGTGGCGAGTTCGACGACGTGGCGGCCCAACTGCCGCGCGACTACCGGGAGCTGGTCGAGCCGGCGATGGCCCCCGGCGCGACGCTGCGCCGTTCCTGACCGGCCGGTCCGCCGGCCCGGTGGCATCGCCGCCGGTCGCCTGCGGCCGGACTGGGTGTGTCTGTCGTCGTTACAGCGACAACAGATGCACCCGAACGACGGTCGGCGTGCAGCTGCCCGGAGCGGGCCGCCGGTGTCGCCGTGCGGTGTGTCGAGGCGGGCCGCGGTCAGGCGATCGCGCCGGCCGCCCGCAGGTCGGCGATCCGGAGCGCGTCGAAGCCCGCCTCGACCAGCACCTCGTCGGTGTGTTCGCCGGGCTGCGGCGGCGGCCGGCGCAGCGCCGTCGGGGTGCCGGAGAACCGGGGGGCCGGGGCCGGCTGGGTCACTCCGTCCCGCTCCACGAAGGTGTCCCGCGCGGCCAGGTGCGGGTGCCCGGGTGCCTCCCGCCAGTCCAGCACCGGCGCCACGCAGGCGTCCGAGGCGCCGAGCAGCGCGGTCCACTCGTCCCGGCTGCGGGTGCGGAACAGCCGTGCCCAGGCCGTCCGCAGCGCCGGCCAGTTCGCCGGGTCGGTGCGGTCCAGCGCCTCGTCCGGGTGCAGCGGGAAACCCGACCGGCGCACCAACTCGTCGTAGAACTTCGGCTCCAGCGCGCCGACCGCCAGGTACCGGCCGTCGGCGCACTCGTACGTGTCGTAGAAGGGCGCCCCGCCGTCGAGCAGGTTCACCCCGCGCGGGTCCTGCCACATGCCGAGCCGCCGCAGCGCGTGGATCTGCGTGCTGAGCACCGCCACGCCGTCCACGATGGCCGCGTCGACCACCTGGCCGGTGGCGCCACCGCGCACCGCGTACAGGGCGGCGACCAGGCCGAGGGCCAGCATCATCCCGCCGCCGCCGAAGTCGCCGAGCAGGTTCATCGGCGGCACCGGGCGCTCGCCGGCCCGGCCGATGCCGTGCAGCGCCCCGGTCAGCGCCAGGTAGTCGATGTCGTGCCCGGCGTACGGGGCGACCGGCCCGTCCTGCCCCCAGCCGGTCATCCGTCCGTAGACCAGCCGGGGGTTCGCCGCCAGGCAGTGCGCCGGACCGACACCCAGCCGCTCGGTCACCCCCGGCCGGAAGCCCTCGATCAGCGCGTCCGCGCCGGCCACCAGGGCGAGCACCACCTCCCGGCCACCGGCGGACTTCAGGTCGACGGCGACCGAGCGGCGGCCCCGGTTGAGCAGGTCCGGATGCGGGGTGCCGAAGGCGGCCGGGTCCACGTCGGAGACCCGGTCCACCCGGACCACGTCGGCACCCAGGTCGGCGAGCATCATCGCGGCGAACGGGCCCGGGCCGATGCCGGCCAGCTCCACCACCCGTACGCCGGCGAGCGGGCCGGCCGGAACGTCCTCGGTCATCGGGCCACGATAGGCGCTGGCGGGTTTGCGCCGTAAGGGGCCGGGAATCCGGCGCCGCCCGGGCCGGCTCCGGCTTTCCGCCCGGGTGGGCTCCGGCGCGGGCGGGGGAGGCGGCGTGGTCGACGACCGGATCAGGGTGGCCGTGCTGCACGGCCCGGCGCCGCCGGAGCACGACGGGGTGAGCGACTACGTGCGGCACCTGCTGGCCGCGCTGCCCGACGTCGGAGTCGAGGCCACCGGCGTGCCGGTGCGGCCGGACGGCGACGGCTGGGCGGGCGCCACCGCCCGGGCCGCCCGCGCGGTCCGCCGGCTGGCGCCGGACCTCGTGCACGTCCAGTTCGCGCCCGCCGCGTACCGCTTCTCCGGGCAGCCCGGCCTGCTGCCGCTGCGGCTGCCCCGAGCCGTGCCGCTGGTCACCACCCTGCACGAGTACGGCTCGTGGGCCTGGCCCGGCTGGCTGCCCGGGCCGCTCTGGTCGGCGGTGGAGCGGACCCGCCGCTGGGACCGGGAGTCGGGCCGGCTGGTGCCGGCCAGCGCCGCGGTGATCGTCACCAATCCCGGTCACGCGGCGGTGCTGCGGGCCCGTACCGGGCGGGAGGCCACCCGGATCCCGCTCGCCCCGAACGTCGCGGACCAGGTGGGCGCCCCCACCGCCGGGCACCGGCTGCGCGCGGAACTGGGCCTGCCCGACGGCGCGCCGGTGCTGGCGTTCTTCGGCTTCGTGCACCCGGTCAAGGGGGTGCGCTACCTGATCGAGGCGCTGCCAACGCTGCGCCGCCACCATCCCGAGCTGCGGCTGCTGGTGGTGGGTGGGTTCACCGCCCAGGCCCTGCCCGCGGCCGAGGCCCGCGCGTTCCGGGCGGAACTGACCACCCTGGCCGCGGGGCACGGCGTCGCCGACGCGGTCACCTTCACCGGGCACCTGCCCGCCGACCGGGTCTCCGCCGCCCTGCACGCCGCCGACGTCGCGGTGCTGCCGTTCACCGCCGGGGTGAGCACGAAGAGCGGGGCGCTGCTGGCCACGCTCGCCCACGGGCTGCCGACCGCGGTGACGCTGGCCGACTCCGGCGACGACGAACTGGCCCGCAGCGGGGCGGTGGCCGTGATCCGGGAACGCCGGGACGCCGCCGCCGTCGCCCGTACGGTCGGCAAGCTGCTCGCCGACCCGGTGCTGCGCCGGCGGCTCGCCGAGCGCGGCCGGGCCTTCGCCGCCGCGTACTCCTGGCCGCGGGTGGCCGCCGCGCACCGCGACCTCTACCGGCGGACCCTGGCGGGCGCCGGTGCCTGACCGGGGTCCGGACATCCTGGTGGTCGACCTGCTCGGCGGGATCGGCGACCTGCTGATCCTGCTG
This genomic window contains:
- a CDS encoding DUF2795 domain-containing protein, whose translation is MASYADVLQYLSSLDYPAGKDDVVREAEREGAPPEVLKALRALPPVDYANGNEVARSAAIDAAPEVSASQRAAQAREPHTRVSQHLRGI
- a CDS encoding CaiB/BaiF CoA transferase family protein, with product MTEDVPAGPLAGVRVVELAGIGPGPFAAMMLADLGADVVRVDRVSDVDPAAFGTPHPDLLNRGRRSVAVDLKSAGGREVVLALVAGADALIEGFRPGVTERLGVGPAHCLAANPRLVYGRMTGWGQDGPVAPYAGHDIDYLALTGALHGIGRAGERPVPPMNLLGDFGGGGMMLALGLVAALYAVRGGATGQVVDAAIVDGVAVLSTQIHALRRLGMWQDPRGVNLLDGGAPFYDTYECADGRYLAVGALEPKFYDELVRRSGFPLHPDEALDRTDPANWPALRTAWARLFRTRSRDEWTALLGASDACVAPVLDWREAPGHPHLAARDTFVERDGVTQPAPAPRFSGTPTALRRPPPQPGEHTDEVLVEAGFDALRIADLRAAGAIA
- a CDS encoding DUF2267 domain-containing protein — its product is MNYDTFIDQVAQRTRTSSERAVALTRATLETLAERLTGGEVLDLAVQLPKPLQLVLKPSPRTESADRFGGAEFVARVALRAGVDEPAARDGARAVFVTLREAISGGEFDDVAAQLPRDYRELVEPAMAPGATLRRS
- a CDS encoding glycosyltransferase family 4 protein gives rise to the protein MVDDRIRVAVLHGPAPPEHDGVSDYVRHLLAALPDVGVEATGVPVRPDGDGWAGATARAARAVRRLAPDLVHVQFAPAAYRFSGQPGLLPLRLPRAVPLVTTLHEYGSWAWPGWLPGPLWSAVERTRRWDRESGRLVPASAAVIVTNPGHAAVLRARTGREATRIPLAPNVADQVGAPTAGHRLRAELGLPDGAPVLAFFGFVHPVKGVRYLIEALPTLRRHHPELRLLVVGGFTAQALPAAEARAFRAELTTLAAGHGVADAVTFTGHLPADRVSAALHAADVAVLPFTAGVSTKSGALLATLAHGLPTAVTLADSGDDELARSGAVAVIRERRDAAAVARTVGKLLADPVLRRRLAERGRAFAAAYSWPRVAAAHRDLYRRTLAGAGA